A stretch of DNA from Candidatus Micrarchaeum acidiphilum ARMAN-2:
CATAATACCATCGTTAAGTAATAATCATGCGCTTTCGGTGACACCGTTCTTCGGGCAGTGCGCTTTTATAGGACAAGCGCTACATTTTGGTACTGCGCCGCACACCTCCTTGCCATGGGCCTTCAATACATATGCGATGTTCTTCCAGTACTGTTTGCTTATCTTTGCCTCAAGGTCCTTTTCTATCGAATCTGCATTCTTTGCCTTGCTCAGCCCTATCCTGTAAGAAAGCTTTATGACCCAGGTGTCAACAGGTATGCCCTCGACTTTGCCATACGCGTTTATGAGTATGGTATTCGCGGTTTTTCTTCCAATGCCCGGTAGCTCGACGAGGTCTTCCATCCTGTCCGGAACTTTGCCCCTGTATTTTTCGTCAATTTCCTTGCACGCGCCGATTATGTTTGCAACCTTGTTCTTTGCATAGAGCACGCCCCCGACATAGCCCATCAGCTCAGCGGGCTTGGCATCTGCATAGTCCTTTGCGGTCTTGTACTTTCCAAAGAGTCTGGGCGTAATTGCATTCACCTTAGTGTCCTTTGTCTGGGCTGACAGTATCGCGGCAACCAACAGCTCAATAGGGGTGCTGAAGTTCAAATAGTAATGAACGTCCTTGTAGTGCTCTTCGAGCATTCCAACTACCGAATTGGCCTTTTTGGCATCCAATTCAACGAAAGCCGTCAAATCACCTTTTTGTCAAAGTAGTCCTTCCATATCGCCAGATCCCCTGTTATAACGAACGGGCATTTCCCGAGCTGTTCTATGTTTTTGGCTCCCAGCAGGAACATGGTGCTTTTGAGTTCAAGCAGTATCCTTTCAATGAAATCCTTCACGGCGTCTGCAGAGACCGTTGCAGGCCTGAGCACTGGCAGCGCCATAGCGGTCATTGACGCGCCCAGGGCGATCGACTTCGCAATATCCAGCCCGGTCCTAAGGCCTCCGGATGATACCACCGGCAGTTTTACGCTTCTCGTTGCCATATACAACGACGCAGCGGTAGGTATGCCCCAATCCCAGAAAAGATTGCCCAGGTCTGCCTTGTCATTCATCTTGAATGCCTTGGCCCTATACCATTCCACCGCCGCGTAGCTGGTACCTCCCATGCCAGCCACTTCTATCGCCTTGACGCCGGCCTTTTCAAGCTCCTTTGCCACCTTCGGAGATATACCGAAACCTACCTCCTTAGCTATGACAGGCCTGTCTATGCCTTCGACAATCTCTCTTATCCTGGAAAGCACATTCCTATACTTGGGCTCTCCTTCCGGCTGTACTATCTCCTGCGTGGGATTGAGGTGAACGTAAAGCGCGTCGGCCTTCAGCATCTCCACAAGCTTTCTTATGCTTTTCAGGTCCATGCCCTCGGACAGTTGCGCGCCTCCTATATTTGCGCCTATGAATATATGCGGCCCATTTTTTCTGGCTATGGTATACGTGTCTTCCAATATCTTATCGTACAGCGCCGCCCTCTGGCTCCCGACCGCCATCCCAAGGCCGAGCTCCTCTACGGCAGATGCTATGTTAGCATTTATCCTTTTAGCCATCTCTGCGCCGCCTGTCATGGCGCCAACCATAAACGGTGCAGAAAAGCGTTTTCCAAGAAAAGAAACAGAAGTGTCTATGTCGTCAAAATCTATCTCCGGCATGGAGTCGTTCATCAGCTTGACGTCCGAAAACAGTGTCCTCACATTTCTTGCCTGCACCGGTTTGTCCAAGCATATCCTTATGTGTTCCTCCTTTCTTTTCATTATCAGGTTTATCCTTTTCAGCTTTTCAGGATCTTGTGCCCTTCCAGACTTAGCTTTTGCCAAAATTACCCCCTAACAATTAATAAGTATCACCTAAAAACTATTTAAAGGCAACACATAAACACACGGCTCCTGATGGTAAAATGCACGAACCAAAACCTGCAAAGCGCTTTGAAGCCGAAGTCCTTTCAAGGCTTAAGGCTAGGTACGGGGATTCGATGAAAAGCGCGCTCGAATACTCAAACCCATGGGAAATGCTTGTTGCAACCATGCTTTCTGCTCAGTCTACAGACCGGCAGGTCAACAAGGTAACCAGGGAACTGTTCCGCCGCTATAACACACCAAACCAATTCGCAAGACTTAAGCCGCAGACACTGCAGCGTCACATAAACTCCCTAGGCCTTTACCGAAACAAGTCCAAGAACATAATTGCGTCCGCGAAAATGATAATGCACCTGTACGGCGGAAACGTTCCTGACCGAATGGACGAACTGGTAAAACTGCCGGGGGTGGGCAGGAAAACCGCCAATGTTGTGCTCTCAGAAGCCTTTTCCGCAAGCGAGGGCATCGCAATAGACACGCACTGCATTACGGTCGCAAACCGTCTGGGGCTGGCAAATTCCAAGGACCCAGAAAAGATTGAAAGAAAGTTAATGGAAAAATTTCCAAAGAAGGAGTGGCGCAACGTTTCCAATCTGCTCATAGCGCTGGGCAGGGACACGTGCACTGCCAGAATAAAACACTGCGAAAGGTGCGTGCTCAATGACATATGCCCGTCCAGCAGCGTAAAAAAGGTGGTCAAACGATAGCATGCCTTTACAGTGGCGGAAAGGATTCAACGCTTGCGATACACAGGATGCACGAGCTAGGCAAGGACGTAGACCTTCTAATAACGTTGAAGCCAGAGAATCCGGACAGCTACATGTTCCATCGCCCGAACATAGAATTTACTACGATGCAAGCCAAGGCGCTAGGGATCCGCCAGGAGCTCGTGGCCACAAAAGGCGAAAAGGAGGCAGAGCTAGCAGACCTTGAAGAGGCCCTGCGCGCCAACGGCGTAAGCGGCGTAGTGACGGGCGCCCTGGCAAGCCGCTATCAGAAGGACAGGGTGGACAGAATATGCGAGAGGCTGAAAATAGAGCACTACGCGCCGCTCTGGGGCATAAATCCTTTGTCAGAGCTAAAGGAGATAAGCCAGAAATTCGAAGCCATAATAACAAAGGTGGCTGCCTATGGCATGGATTACAGTTTCCTAGGCGCAAGGATAGACGAAAGCACAATATCAAAGCTGGAGTCGCTCAACAGGAAATACGGGATAAACATATCATTCGAGGGCGGCGAAGCCGAATCGTTCGTTCTCAACGCTCCGCTCTTCAGAAGCAGGATATCCATAGTAAGTGCCAGCAAGGAATGGCATAACGATTCAGGCACGTATCTCATAAAAGAGGCCAAACTCGTGCCCAAAAAAGGTATTAATAACATTGATGCACAAATATAATATGGTGGCATGATGGAAGAAGGATTGCTTTCAAAGAGAAGCAAATACGTCTATAATATACTCCTCGAGGAGGAGGGCCTGGCATCAAATCTCGCAGAAGCCGGGAAAAAGGTGGTAAAGCTCAACCGCGGCGACCCCGCAGTGTATTTCAAAACACCAAAATACATGATAGACGCCTATGTAAAGGCGCTTAGGTCCAACCAAACCTATTATTCAAGGGCAGAAGGCGCAAAAACGCTCATAAACGCTGTTATAAAAAGGTACAAGGAGTTTTACGGTTTGGCGCTTTCTGAGGACAGCATAATAACCACGGAAGGGGTATCTGAGGCGCTTTACTTTATAAACAGCAGCCTGATAAATACAGGCGACATGGCAGTCATATTCAGGCCTTACTACAACCAGTACATGACAACACTAGAACTTCATGGCGGAAGACCGATATTTGCAGACTACGACGAGAGAAACATGTGGGCTGTAGATCTTGATGCCCTGCGCAAAAGCCTAAAGTCCGCGAGGAGCAACGGCCAGATAAAAAGGGTAAAATACATGCTGGTCACGAACCCGAACAATCCTACCGGCACAGTACTTAGCAGGCGCATACTGTCAGGCCTTGCCGATATTGCGAATGAATACGGAATATTCCTGATAAGCGACGAAATATATGACGAGATAATATTCAACGGGGCTAAGTTCACTTCAATAAGCGAGGTTGCAAAAGGCATGCCATACGCGATACTGAACGGCGCATCGAAGAACTTCGACGCCACAGGTTTCCGCATCGGATTTATAATAATTCCTGAGCACGATCGCCTGTCTTCAGAGCTGAAATCCAAAATGTCAGATTATGCCAGGATGCGCCTTTCGGTAAACACTCCGGCGCAGTATGCTGTCGCAGAAGGAATCTCAAACTCAAAGGAACATGCCAAGGCGATAAAGGAAATGGTCTCTGAGATAGAGAAGAGAATCAACTCATCAGTCCGCATCCTGCGCGAAAACGAGTACTTGGACGTGGTAAGGCCAAATGGAGCATTCTACATATTTCCGCATATAGATATCAAAAGCCTTAAATTCAGAAATGACAAGGGATTTGTTGAAGGTCTGCTCAAAGAGAAGCTGTTGCAGACTGCAAGGGGCTCGGGATTCGGATCCCCGGCGCATTTCAGGATAGTTTCGCTTGCAACCGAAAGCATATTAACTGATTCGATGAAAAAGATAAACGAATTCTGCATAAAACACGCAAGATAAATGCAAGGGCCCGTAGTCCAACGGTCAAGATGCCAGCCTTACACGCTAGAGATCGGAGTTCGACTCTCCGCGGGCCCACCATTATACGGAAGCCCAACTGCATTGCCAATATTTAAATATCTAAAAGTGAAATACCCCAATTGAGAACTTTATTTGGGGATCCTATGGAAAAAAGCAAACGTCTTGCCATATACGTTGCCGGTCCGTATACGCCGCAAACAAACGATATACATGATGCTGCAAGGATAGCAAACATAAACACTGAAAATGCCATACGCGCAGGCATCGAGGTATTGAAGAAAGGCCACTTTCCATACATACCGCACCTGTCGCACTATGTACACCTGCGCATGAAGGACGGCGAAGCCCTGCCAAAGGAGGCATGGTACTCGTTAGACATGACTTGGCTGGCAAAATGCGACGCGCTGCTTTACCTGGCGCCGTCTTTCGGTGCAGATGCGGAGCTGAAGTGGGCAAAGGAGCACGGCATGGAAATATTCCTCAGGACTGAAGATATACCTGATGTTTCAGAAACAGCCACAAAGGAAAAGGCGCATCACCCCCAGAAAGTCCAAATAAGACGATAATCATACTCCTATTCTAGCGCCGCGTGCACAACTTTTTAAGAGCAGCTGCGCTCTTTTCATTAAAAATTAAAAAGCAGAAAAGAGGCAAAGCCTCAATCTCCTCCAGCAACTACGTTCTCGAGGCCTCCTCTGAGTCCATAAACTTCAAGCCCATGTCTCCTGTTCAGAAATTCGGAGAGAAAGCCCGATGTATTCCCATGGTAGCATATAAGCACTGAGTTCTCGAGGTCCTTGAGTTCATCTTTATCCGAATATATTATTGCTTCAGGATCGAGCTTCTTTATGCTCTCACTTTCAATGTTGAGTATCTCAGAGACTTCCTTAACCGGCTCGTTTCCAAGCCATACAAATTTGGTGTTCTTGCTCTTTACAAGCTTTATAGCATCCTCTACATCCAAATCGTATTTCGGATTTCTCTTAAACCTTTTTTCAAAAGAAACTTCATCTTCTTTCATTGTCCCCGACCCGTTACTGGTTATTACATATCCTATCTAAATATTTATATGTTTTTGAATTTTGACAAGGCTACAAAACAACAAAATAAAAAGCGTTGAATATCAGATATTTATTATTATGCAGGCCGCAGCAGACCTCATCTCTGTCCGTATTTGGCCAGAAATGCAAGGTATACACTCAGTGCGGATTCTGGTGCCGAAGGCTTTATGGTCTTCAATACGTTTTCTATGTCTTCAATGCCTATGACTGACTCCTTAGACGTCTTAATGTGCGATTCTAAGGCGTGCATCTTGACCTCCCTGCAGACGTTTGCTATGTCTGCTCCGGTAAATCCCTTGGTCTCTGCGCCAAGTTTCTCGAAATCTATTGACTTGTCGTAAGGTGCGTTCTTTATGTACTCCTTGAAGAGCAAAGCCCTCTGGTGCGCATCCGGGGGCTTTATGAAGACTATCTTGTCAAACCTCCCCGGCCTGAGCACCGCCTCGTCCAGCGCTTCGGGTCTGTTCGTTGCCCCGACCACTATTATCTGCGACATCCTTTTTATCCCGTCCATGTCCTTCAGGAGTTCGGTAGTCACCTCTATATCCTTCTGCGCCGAATTCCTCCTCTTCGGGACAATTCCGTCCACTTCGTCTATGAATATTATTGCAGGCTTGTTCTCATATGCCCTGTAAAATATGTTTTTAATCACGGTCGCGGCGCTTTCGGAATCGCTCTGCTGCATTATCACGTTGTCTATCTCAAGCATAGTCACTCCGGTCAGCTCGTTTCCTATGGCCCTCATGAGCATGGTCTTGCCGGTTCCGGGCGGTCCGAAGAGCAAAAGTCCGTTTATCGTCTTTATATCATACTTTTCTATAAGTTCCGGGTGCAGAAGCGGCACTTCTATCGCGTCTATTATGGCCTTCTTCGCGTCGTCCAGCCCTATGACATTTTTAAGCATGATCTTATCAGATGCGCTCTCCTGTACCCTCTGCCCCTTTTCTCTTCCAAAGTCTATCCTGAATGTGTTGTATGCCTCCAACTGGGCAAGTGACGTCGACGGCTTCGTTGCACTTATAACATTCATTATGTCGCTCTGCGTTATCTCCAGAACTTTGTGCTCGCTGAGCGCCTCTTGTGCAACAGTCTGTCCTACTGCTTCGCACACTGCCTTTATGTCGGCTCCGGAATACCTGTCGCTGGCCTCTGCGATCTTATCAAAGTCGATGTCGTCTGAAATCGGAAATTTTTTGAGATATATCTTGAATATCGCCTTCCTCGCATTAAGGTCTGGCAATGGCATGTATATGCTTTTGTCAAACCTCCCCGGCCTAAGTATTGCAGGATCCAACATGTTCGGCACATTGGTTGCCCCGACTATAATTACCCCATCCATCTTTTGGAATCCGTCCATTTCGACCAGAAGCTGGGACAGCGCATGCCTGTGTATTTCGTCTATGCCTTCGTAGTTCCTGTTTGTTGCTATCGAGTCTATTTCATCTATGAACAGCACGCACGGGGCATGCTTCTTCGCTATGCTGAATATGTCTGATATCAGTTTCTCGGACTCGCCAGGATACGAAGATATTAGGTTTGTCGCCTTTACATAATAGAAGCCCGTGTGTATCTCATTCGCCAGCGCCCTCATTATCATGGTCTTGCCAGTTCCGGGCAGGCCGAAGAAAAGTATGCCTTTGGCCGGTTTTATGTTGTATGCCCTGGATATGCCGACGTTCTCGAGTGGCGATATCACGGCCTCCCTAAGCTCCTTCTTTATCGCGTCATAATCTCCAATGTCGTCGAACTTTTCCGAAACGTTGCCCGCCTGCAGATCCTCAAAGGCTTCCCCGAACTTCATCCTTATATCCTGTTTCTTTACCTCCATGGCCTTGACAACATCTATGTTATAAAACTCCAATAATCCGACAAAAATTACCACAATTATAAAGCTTACGAACGGCGCCACGTAATTGATCGGATAGAATTTCAGTCCGGTTCCAAGCCCAACATAGATTACCGGATAGCACACGCCTATCAGGCTAGCCCTTGTGCCTTTGAATTTTGATCTCGTGTTAAGGGCCATGTACTCTATCGCGAACGCCACTGCTATAAACGCCGCTATCTGTATCAGGTAATAAAGCTGCAGATAAAGCGCATTTACCAGGAAGCCCGATACAACATCTATCTCTCCTGCGCTTTGAATGCTGGCAAAATTCGAGAATGCAGCAGAACTCTGGTTAACAATATTAGAGAAATGAAGCTGCGGCTTGTTCATAACAAGAAATTCGGATATGTTGCCTATCGGCAGGCCTATGCGCACCCCGGTCCCGTTATACAGTATATATGAGGAGTTTTGTACTCCGAAAACGCCAGAAACCGCCACTATCCCGATTATTGCTATTGTCGTTATTATTGCCGACCTCTTAAATCCGCTTACGAGCACAGCAAGCACCAGCACCGGTATTTCAAGCACCAGCCCTACAACTGAAAATGCGAGAAAGAACATAGTGTACCCGAAAACGATTGTCCTGTAGTGCATGTATCCGTAGATTAGCGACACGCTTATTACGAAAAGGAAAATCCACGCAACATACGAAATCTGGTATATCAGAGCCGGAAGAGCCACAATCATAAAGACTATGAGGCCCAGGAATGGATGGTAAAGTGTTATCACAAAAAGCAGTATAAGTATGAGTGCCGCTATTACCAACGGATAATATGGGAATCCTGCCACGAAGCTTACAAACATCAAGGCTACAAGCAAAGAGTCTATGAAGTATTTGTTAGTCCTTACCTTTATCAGTATATCCTTGAGCCTGTACACTAGAATGGGGAACTTGCGCCTTTTCCTGATAAGCTCCCGGGTTATATTCTTGCCGGCCGGCCTTGCCGGCCTATCCCCATCTTGCATTTGAATCAGCAAAATTTTTGTAAGCTTATATTGAAAATAATCTAATTTATACCTTTATATAAACTAGTGCAGTGCGCAGGCCGTCGAGCATGCAGTATTTAAGAATTAATAAATATTTTTATGCGCAATTGCTTATACCCGTTGTAGCTCAATGGCAGAGCGGCCGGCTGTAGTTTGCTGACAATAAAAGTCTCATTGAGATACCGGCAGGTTGGGCGTTCGACTCGCCCCAACGGGATCATCTTCCGGAAAGATTTTTATAATGTCACAATAAAATAAGCTTTGTACAGGTGTTAAAATGGCGAACAAGAAGAAGCAAGCACAAGCGCTGTACGGCAATCAGCAGACCAGCAGCTCAGCTCCACCTGTTCCAAGTTCAAATCCGCCCACTGCTGCTTTCGTGTTGCTGCTCATCGGCGGAATAATCATAATGCTTTTCGGTTTTGTAGCAGTGCTGGGCGCATCACTTATAAGCTCTCTTCCAACCAACGCGGCAGTTTCCGGCGCTCCGATAATAAATGCCACCGAGCAGGCGCAGCTTCAGGCGTCATCCGGTGCAATAGCCGCGGAGGGCGCCCTCGGAATAGTGTGCGGAATAGTAATAATAATAGCTTCGATAATGGTGCACAGGCAGTCAAAGATAAAGACATGGTCGATAGTTGCACTGGTGTTCTCCCTAGTCAGCATATTCGGCGGTGCAGGCCTAATAATAGGATTCGTACTTGCGCTGATAGGGAGTGTACTGGGGATAATGCACAAGTAGTGCCAAGGTCCTGCCGAGTGCACATGCGCACAAGGCAAACGGCACCCTGCATATTATTTATATATGTCATGTAAAACTACTGATTAAGCCTTGGTGGTGTAGTGGTTAGCATACGAGCCTGTCACGCTTGCGACCCGGGTTCGAATCCCGGCCAAGGCGCTTCTTTCTGCGCTTTCTACTCTGGATAAGTTATCTTAGTGCCGTCTACTTTTGCAAAATAGGTAAGTTCGTGCTTCTTTTGGGAAGAAAGCCCGCTGATGTGGTAGACATATTTGTGCCTTACGGTTAGCGCATCCGCAATTAGAGATCTGTGGCATCTGAACGGATTGCCTTCCGCGCACATGATTGCCAAGTTGTATCCCTTGCTAATCTTAATCAATTTCGCTATTGCCGTGGCAAATTCCCTCTTCTGCATATAGTCCGCAAAGCCCCTAAAGCTACTGTTTCTCCAGCCTTTATTTATTGAATCTTTTGACGGCTTGCGCAGTCCGCCGAGTTCTGGAAAATGCATATACTGTATGCCGTTCCTTTTCAACCTTGCCGCAAGCGCAGGCTTGTTGAAATCCGGCTGGTGCCTGGATTTTGGGATGGTTCTCACATCAACCAGCATGGTGACTCCGTGCGCCTTGAGAATTTTGATGAACTTGCTTACCGCATAGTTTGAGTACCCTATTGCAAATATAGGGTTTTGCTTGCCAGGCATATGGATACTCATCTGGAAATCCATAAAGCCTTTTCGAAGGCAATCGATACCTACCCGGTGCTGCTAGTAATCCGCAACTGTCTTAATTCTTGCATGCGATTAAATGGCGGGGCGTAATAATGAAAGATTATGACAAGGAGTTTCTGGACTACATGAAAAAGAAGTATAAGATAACTTTAGAGAATGCAACAAATGGTACGGAAAGGGAGATAATAACATTTGCAATAGCGTGGGACATTTGGAAGCAGGCAAAGAAGACGTATTTGCATG
This window harbors:
- a CDS encoding DNA-(apurinic or apyrimidinic site) lyase; the protein is MTAFVELDAKKANSVVGMLEEHYKDVHYYLNFSTPIELLVAAILSAQTKDTKVNAITPRLFGKYKTAKDYADAKPAELMGYVGGVLYAKNKVANIIGACKEIDEKYRGKVPDRMEDLVELPGIGRKTANTILINAYGKVEGIPVDTWVIKLSYRIGLSKAKNADSIEKDLEAKISKQYWKNIAYVLKAHGKEVCGAVPKCSACPIKAHCPKNGVTESA
- a CDS encoding AAA ATPase central domain protein, which produces MQDGDRPARPAGKNITRELIRKRRKFPILVYRLKDILIKVRTNKYFIDSLLVALMFVSFVAGFPYYPLVIAALILILLFVITLYHPFLGLIVFMIVALPALIYQISYVAWIFLFVISVSLIYGYMHYRTIVFGYTMFFLAFSVVGLVLEIPVLVLAVLVSGFKRSAIITTIAIIGIVAVSGVFGVQNSSYILYNGTGVRIGLPIGNISEFLVMNKPQLHFSNIVNQSSAAFSNFASIQSAGEIDVVSGFLVNALYLQLYYLIQIAAFIAVAFAIEYMALNTRSKFKGTRASLIGVCYPVIYVGLGTGLKFYPINYVAPFVSFIIVVIFVGLLEFYNIDVVKAMEVKKQDIRMKFGEAFEDLQAGNVSEKFDDIGDYDAIKKELREAVISPLENVGISRAYNIKPAKGILFFGLPGTGKTMIMRALANEIHTGFYYVKATNLISSYPGESEKLISDIFSIAKKHAPCVLFIDEIDSIATNRNYEGIDEIHRHALSQLLVEMDGFQKMDGVIIVGATNVPNMLDPAILRPGRFDKSIYMPLPDLNARKAIFKIYLKKFPISDDIDFDKIAEASDRYSGADIKAVCEAVGQTVAQEALSEHKVLEITQSDIMNVISATKPSTSLAQLEAYNTFRIDFGREKGQRVQESASDKIMLKNVIGLDDAKKAIIDAIEVPLLHPELIEKYDIKTINGLLLFGPPGTGKTMLMRAIGNELTGVTMLEIDNVIMQQSDSESAATVIKNIFYRAYENKPAIIFIDEVDGIVPKRRNSAQKDIEVTTELLKDMDGIKRMSQIIVVGATNRPEALDEAVLRPGRFDKIVFIKPPDAHQRALLFKEYIKNAPYDKSIDFEKLGAETKGFTGADIANVCREVKMHALESHIKTSKESVIGIEDIENVLKTIKPSAPESALSVYLAFLAKYGQR
- a CDS encoding isopentenyl-diphosphate delta-isomerase, type 2, whose translation is MAKAKSGRAQDPEKLKRINLIMKRKEEHIRICLDKPVQARNVRTLFSDVKLMNDSMPEIDFDDIDTSVSFLGKRFSAPFMVGAMTGGAEMAKRINANIASAVEELGLGMAVGSQRAALYDKILEDTYTIARKNGPHIFIGANIGGAQLSEGMDLKSIRKLVEMLKADALYVHLNPTQEIVQPEGEPKYRNVLSRIREIVEGIDRPVIAKEVGFGISPKVAKELEKAGVKAIEVAGMGGTSYAAVEWYRAKAFKMNDKADLGNLFWDWGIPTAASLYMATRSVKLPVVSSGGLRTGLDIAKSIALGASMTAMALPVLRPATVSADAVKDFIERILLELKSTMFLLGAKNIEQLGKCPFVITGDLAIWKDYFDKKVI
- a CDS encoding aminotransferase class I and II, which encodes MEEGLLSKRSKYVYNILLEEEGLASNLAEAGKKVVKLNRGDPAVYFKTPKYMIDAYVKALRSNQTYYSRAEGAKTLINAVIKRYKEFYGLALSEDSIITTEGVSEALYFINSSLINTGDMAVIFRPYYNQYMTTLELHGGRPIFADYDERNMWAVDLDALRKSLKSARSNGQIKRVKYMLVTNPNNPTGTVLSRRILSGLADIANEYGIFLISDEIYDEIIFNGAKFTSISEVAKGMPYAILNGASKNFDATGFRIGFIIIPEHDRLSSELKSKMSDYARMRLSVNTPAQYAVAEGISNSKEHAKAIKEMVSEIEKRINSSVRILRENEYLDVVRPNGAFYIFPHIDIKSLKFRNDKGFVEGLLKEKLLQTARGSGFGSPAHFRIVSLATESILTDSMKKINEFCIKHAR
- a CDS encoding ATP binding protein gives rise to the protein MPVQQRKKGGQTIACLYSGGKDSTLAIHRMHELGKDVDLLITLKPENPDSYMFHRPNIEFTTMQAKALGIRQELVATKGEKEAELADLEEALRANGVSGVVTGALASRYQKDRVDRICERLKIEHYAPLWGINPLSELKEISQKFEAIITKVAAYGMDYSFLGARIDESTISKLESLNRKYGINISFEGGEAESFVLNAPLFRSRISIVSASKEWHNDSGTYLIKEAKLVPKKGINNIDAQI
- a CDS encoding endonuclease III, yielding MHEPKPAKRFEAEVLSRLKARYGDSMKSALEYSNPWEMLVATMLSAQSTDRQVNKVTRELFRRYNTPNQFARLKPQTLQRHINSLGLYRNKSKNIIASAKMIMHLYGGNVPDRMDELVKLPGVGRKTANVVLSEAFSASEGIAIDTHCITVANRLGLANSKDPEKIERKLMEKFPKKEWRNVSNLLIALGRDTCTARIKHCERCVLNDICPSSSVKKVVKR